One window of the Archangium primigenium genome contains the following:
- a CDS encoding helicase-related protein has translation MNASASSRSSIVVAELGPTNTGKTHRAIERMLEHDTGMMGLPLRLLAREVYDRVTARVGEGRVALMTGEEKRLPPRPDYWICTVEAMPTDKAVDFLAVDEIQLAAHRERGHVFTDRLLHARGLRETWFLGADTMRPMVQTLIPHASMKRATRLSQLSYTGSRSLKSLPPRSAVVAFSADRVYEYAESLRRLRGGVAVVLGALSPRTRNAQVAMYQAGEVQYLVATDAIGMGLNLDLNHVAFAALSKYDGAEQRDLFPDELAQIAGRAGRHLNDGTFGTLNSVPELPPRVISAIETHRFPAVRSLIWRNASLDFSSPEALLDSLSRAPQHQAFIRVERADDFDALRELARVPAVRDATTDRAGVELLWQVCQIPDFRKGLFGQHLTLLRETFLQLSEGDGRLDPTWLHRQVSPLDDVSGDIHTLMDRLAAIRIWTYISHRSSWMHDAEHWQERTRRIEDALGDALHERLVERFVQRAARRSARRFVRASARPQTTSDSPFARLGALLGEMPGPDGTMTEEQFVQRAVDATHDAFEVDALGNISFESQPLARLVRGTDRRSPQLALAEPEVWTAGARRRLERRLLALARDLVTEAMGGFPAESLTGEGRSAATRGLAYRLAEGLGVIPQWEAREQWRLLDAQAREHLKTLGVREGRRYFYVAEALSPRALERRRMLTALFQQTLAPKGVSQEPVLSVAELGGQGVRAYGYEVIGPVALRIDILERLGEALQQRQGASQAHLLLRELHLEGGVRARVLRELGGQAGGDAVKRRRRRRGGKPRPAAPSPPHQPSLGPGE, from the coding sequence ATGAACGCCAGCGCATCCAGCCGGTCGTCGATCGTCGTGGCGGAGCTGGGGCCCACGAATACGGGGAAGACGCACCGGGCCATCGAGCGCATGCTCGAGCACGACACGGGCATGATGGGGCTGCCCCTGCGCCTGCTCGCCCGTGAGGTCTACGACCGGGTGACCGCCCGGGTGGGCGAGGGGCGGGTGGCCCTGATGACGGGCGAGGAGAAGCGCCTGCCGCCCCGTCCGGACTATTGGATCTGCACCGTCGAGGCGATGCCGACCGACAAGGCCGTCGACTTCCTCGCGGTGGACGAGATCCAGCTCGCCGCCCACCGTGAGCGCGGCCATGTCTTCACCGACCGCCTGCTGCACGCGCGGGGTCTCCGGGAGACGTGGTTCCTCGGCGCGGACACGATGCGGCCCATGGTGCAGACGCTCATCCCGCACGCCTCGATGAAGCGCGCCACCCGGCTGTCCCAGCTGAGCTACACGGGCAGCCGCTCCTTGAAGAGCCTGCCGCCGCGCTCGGCCGTGGTCGCCTTCTCCGCGGACCGGGTGTACGAGTACGCCGAGTCGCTGCGTCGGCTCCGGGGCGGGGTGGCCGTGGTGTTGGGGGCGCTTTCTCCCCGGACCCGCAACGCCCAGGTGGCGATGTACCAGGCCGGCGAGGTGCAGTACCTCGTGGCGACCGATGCCATCGGCATGGGGTTGAACCTCGACCTCAACCACGTGGCCTTCGCGGCGCTCTCCAAGTACGACGGCGCCGAGCAGCGAGATCTCTTCCCGGACGAGCTGGCGCAGATCGCGGGTCGCGCGGGACGGCACCTGAACGATGGGACGTTCGGCACCCTGAACTCCGTGCCCGAGCTGCCGCCCCGGGTGATCTCCGCCATCGAGACCCACCGGTTTCCGGCCGTGCGCAGCCTCATCTGGCGCAACGCGTCGCTCGACTTCTCGAGCCCGGAGGCCCTGCTGGATTCCTTGTCCCGGGCGCCCCAACACCAGGCGTTCATCCGGGTGGAGCGCGCGGACGACTTCGATGCCCTCCGGGAGCTCGCGCGTGTGCCCGCGGTGCGCGACGCCACGACCGATCGGGCCGGGGTCGAGCTGTTGTGGCAGGTCTGCCAGATCCCCGACTTCCGCAAGGGGCTCTTCGGGCAGCACCTCACGCTCCTGCGCGAGACCTTCCTGCAGCTCTCCGAGGGCGATGGGCGGCTGGATCCCACCTGGCTCCACCGGCAGGTGTCTCCGCTGGATGATGTGTCCGGAGACATCCACACGCTGATGGACCGGCTCGCCGCCATCCGCATCTGGACGTACATCAGCCATCGCTCGAGCTGGATGCACGACGCCGAGCACTGGCAGGAGCGCACCCGCCGCATCGAGGACGCCCTGGGGGATGCCCTGCATGAGCGGCTCGTGGAGCGCTTCGTCCAACGGGCCGCGCGCCGGAGTGCTCGCCGCTTCGTGCGGGCCTCGGCCCGGCCCCAGACGACCTCGGACAGTCCCTTCGCCCGTCTGGGCGCGCTGCTGGGCGAGATGCCGGGCCCGGACGGCACGATGACCGAGGAGCAATTCGTCCAGCGGGCGGTCGACGCGACCCACGACGCCTTCGAGGTGGACGCGCTGGGGAACATCTCGTTCGAGAGTCAGCCCCTGGCGCGCCTGGTGCGGGGAACGGACCGACGCTCCCCGCAGCTCGCGCTCGCGGAGCCCGAGGTGTGGACGGCCGGCGCGCGGCGGCGACTCGAGCGCCGGTTGCTGGCGTTGGCGCGGGACCTCGTCACGGAGGCCATGGGCGGTTTTCCCGCCGAGTCCCTGACGGGCGAGGGCCGCTCCGCGGCGACACGCGGGCTCGCCTACCGTCTGGCCGAGGGCCTGGGGGTCATTCCCCAATGGGAGGCCCGTGAGCAGTGGCGGCTGCTGGACGCGCAGGCGCGTGAGCACTTGAAGACGTTGGGGGTGCGCGAGGGGCGGCGCTACTTCTACGTCGCCGAGGCCCTCTCTCCCCGCGCGTTGGAGCGGCGCCGCATGTTGACGGCCCTGTTCCAGCAGACCCTCGCACCCAAGGGCGTTTCCCAGGAGCCCGTCCTCTCGGTGGCGGAGCTGGGGGGCCAGGGGGTGCGTGCCTACGGGTACGAGGTGATTGGCCCGGTGGCCCTGCGGATCGACATCCTCGAGCGGCTCGGTGAGGCCTTGCAGCAACGGCAGGGCGCGTCCCAGGCGCACCTGCTCCTGCGGGAGCTGCACCTGGAGGGCGGGGTCCGGGCCCGCGTGCTGCGAGAGCTGGGGGGACAGGCCGGGGGGGACGCGGTGAAACGGCGGCGCCGGCGGCGGGGCGGGAAGCCCCGGCCCGCGGCGCCGAGCCCCCCGCACCAGCCGTCCCTGGGCCCGGGCGAGTAG
- a CDS encoding cysteine synthase A, with amino-acid sequence MAPPIGSLWDSVGNTPLLRIGSLSRLTGCDILGKAEFMNPGGSIKDRAAKGMIRQAEAEGRLVPGATLVEGTAGNTGIGLGLLGRERGYRVVVTMPDNQVREKYEYLEAMGVEVIKVPAVPFSNPGHFYHRARVLAEERGWFWTNQFENTANGDFHYETTGPELWEQCEGRLDVLVCSVGSGGTISGVSRYLQEKNPALRVVMVDPPGSGLYCWVREGRMETVGSSITEGIGIMRLTENFRRARVDEALRMSDQDMLEMLYHLAREDALVVGTSAALNVRAAYEVARRHRGQGLRIATLLCDHGSRYSSKVFNPDFLASKQLEVRPLPV; translated from the coding sequence ATGGCGCCCCCCATCGGCTCGCTCTGGGACTCGGTTGGCAATACGCCCTTGCTGCGCATCGGCTCGCTCTCGCGCCTCACGGGCTGCGACATCCTGGGCAAGGCCGAGTTCATGAACCCCGGGGGCAGCATCAAGGACCGCGCCGCCAAGGGGATGATCCGTCAGGCCGAGGCGGAGGGACGGCTCGTGCCGGGCGCCACGCTCGTCGAGGGCACCGCCGGCAACACGGGCATCGGCCTGGGCCTGCTGGGGCGCGAGCGGGGCTACCGCGTCGTCGTCACCATGCCCGACAACCAGGTGCGCGAGAAGTACGAGTACCTGGAGGCCATGGGCGTCGAGGTCATCAAGGTCCCCGCGGTCCCCTTCTCCAACCCCGGACACTTCTATCACCGGGCCCGCGTGCTCGCCGAGGAGCGGGGGTGGTTCTGGACCAACCAGTTCGAGAACACCGCCAACGGGGACTTCCACTACGAGACCACGGGGCCCGAGTTGTGGGAGCAGTGCGAGGGGCGGCTCGACGTGCTCGTCTGCTCCGTGGGCAGTGGCGGGACGATCTCCGGCGTGAGCCGCTACCTCCAGGAGAAGAACCCCGCGCTGCGCGTGGTGATGGTGGACCCGCCCGGCTCGGGGCTCTACTGCTGGGTACGCGAGGGGCGCATGGAGACCGTGGGCAGCTCCATCACGGAAGGCATCGGCATCATGCGCCTCACGGAGAACTTCCGCCGCGCGCGGGTGGACGAGGCCCTGCGCATGTCCGACCAGGACATGCTGGAGATGCTCTACCACCTGGCGCGCGAGGACGCGTTGGTGGTGGGCACCTCCGCGGCCCTCAACGTGCGCGCCGCCTACGAGGTGGCCCGGCGTCACCGGGGCCAGGGACTGCGCATCGCCACGCTGCTGTGTGATCACGGCAGCCGCTACAGCTCCAAGGTGTTCAACCCGGACTTCCTCGCCTCCAAGCAGCTCGAGGTACGGCCGCTGCCCGTCTGA
- a CDS encoding alpha/beta hydrolase, whose amino-acid sequence MPPPKQAPPPPPFEPELARILPTFTAFAPVHMTAEQIERYRALPIPSIAEQIGDRPVQCVDFTLPGDQGVDITVSVISRKDHVRPGPGIYHIHGGGMVMANRFAGATDLVAWALKFDAVCVTVEYRRAPENPDPIPVEDCYAGLAWMAAHARELRIQPERLVVFGGSAGGGLAAGTTLLARDRGGPPVFGQLLQCPMIDDRNETVSSHQMQGLGIWDRVSNLTGWTALLGDRRGTAEVSSYAAPARATDLSGLPPTFIDVGSAEVFRDEAVAYASAIWAAGGDAELHVWGGAFHGFSQMAPDAAISRAANAAREAWLERLLAR is encoded by the coding sequence ATGCCTCCCCCCAAGCAAGCGCCCCCACCGCCTCCGTTCGAGCCCGAGCTGGCCCGGATTCTTCCGACGTTCACCGCGTTCGCCCCCGTCCACATGACGGCCGAGCAGATCGAGCGGTACCGCGCCCTGCCCATCCCCTCTATCGCCGAGCAGATCGGGGATCGGCCGGTCCAGTGCGTCGACTTCACCCTGCCCGGCGACCAAGGGGTGGACATCACCGTGTCGGTGATCTCCCGGAAGGACCATGTCCGGCCGGGGCCGGGCATCTATCACATCCACGGCGGGGGCATGGTCATGGCCAACCGCTTCGCGGGCGCCACCGACCTCGTGGCCTGGGCCCTGAAGTTCGACGCGGTCTGTGTGACGGTCGAATACCGACGGGCGCCCGAGAACCCCGATCCCATCCCGGTGGAGGATTGTTACGCGGGACTCGCATGGATGGCCGCGCACGCCCGGGAGCTGCGGATCCAACCCGAGCGGCTCGTCGTCTTTGGCGGAAGCGCCGGAGGAGGCCTCGCCGCGGGCACCACCCTGCTGGCGCGCGACCGCGGCGGCCCCCCGGTATTCGGTCAGCTCCTCCAGTGCCCGATGATCGACGATCGCAATGAGACCGTGTCGTCGCACCAGATGCAGGGCCTTGGCATCTGGGACCGCGTCAGCAACCTCACGGGATGGACCGCCCTGCTCGGAGACCGACGGGGAACGGCCGAGGTGTCGAGCTACGCGGCCCCCGCCCGGGCCACCGACCTGAGCGGCCTGCCGCCCACGTTCATCGACGTGGGGTCGGCGGAGGTCTTCCGCGATGAGGCCGTCGCGTATGCCAGCGCGATCTGGGCCGCCGGTGGTGACGCGGAGCTTCACGTCTGGGGCGGCGCGTTCCACGGCTTCAGCCAGATGGCGCCGGATGCCGCCATCTCGCGAGCCGCGAACGCGGCACGCGAGGCGTGGCTCGAACGGCTGCTGGCCAGATAG
- a CDS encoding GNAT family N-acetyltransferase: MSGPDRSALDTERLTLRRPRREDFEEALAMWGDPAVVRYISGKPSTREEMWARLLRYVGHWELMGFGFWVVREKSTGRFVGEVGLANFQRDIEPPLGDAKEAGWVLSPWAHGKGFATEAVRAALRWVEDGFGPERVVCLIHPENAASLHVAHKCGFQQFARGTYKGDPTRMLERIPEPRGS; the protein is encoded by the coding sequence ATGTCCGGCCCCGACCGTTCCGCCCTTGACACCGAGCGACTCACGCTGCGCCGCCCCCGCCGCGAGGACTTCGAGGAGGCGCTCGCGATGTGGGGTGACCCCGCGGTCGTCCGGTACATCAGTGGCAAGCCCTCCACCCGCGAGGAGATGTGGGCGCGCCTGCTGCGCTACGTGGGCCACTGGGAGCTCATGGGGTTTGGGTTCTGGGTGGTGCGCGAGAAGAGCACGGGCCGGTTCGTCGGCGAGGTGGGCCTCGCGAACTTCCAGCGGGACATCGAGCCGCCCCTCGGAGACGCCAAGGAGGCCGGTTGGGTGCTCTCTCCGTGGGCCCACGGGAAGGGCTTCGCCACGGAGGCCGTGCGCGCCGCGCTGCGCTGGGTGGAGGACGGGTTCGGACCCGAGCGCGTGGTGTGCCTCATCCACCCGGAGAACGCGGCCTCCCTCCACGTGGCGCACAAGTGCGGGTTCCAGCAGTTCGCACGCGGCACCTACAAAGGCGATCCGACCCGGATGCTCGAGCGGATCCCCGAACCCCGAGGTTCATGA
- a CDS encoding fused MFS/spermidine synthase — MVATKGMSTSAEASGAPRLFPLYLHGLAFLGGFNVMLLEMCAFRVLETTFGSSIYVTGVLLALVMIALTVGYYLGGRFSKRFGTPEFLLGVLLASVAYVVLMGVVLNEPMMDLCFGMRGLFTSSLMIHAVPPAVATVVLYAPPMIALSHVSPFLMRMLSTRAQEPGAVGATAGNLMAVSNVGSIAGTLLPSFVFIPLWGAHRTLGVFIGSMLFIITVGLVLLRRRTAVVAVASLTLVGGVGVPVLMNERAPAPSAAGQEVLFEAESQYGNVKILRSTDTDGDERLDYMPSRDYVHSTVYPNRPLKDQFTTAYVNVGLARGAKRYLILGAALGGAMGALLAANPDAQITAVEIDPLVVELAQRYVPSLRSPNVKFVVEDARLFLREDTSQYDYIVVDVFSGEQLPAHCVTQEFFALARARLAPDGVMQMNTNLWDFQVTTGTEDPALFVSVRHLHSALLHVGFASLFQNDFFEHGHLYAFNQKTDVAQVRQSLTRMALDPRVEPHLRASVGLTALVLFPIDDARRELAPFTDEWVPEHRLQLKGNFENYLAALNQASHRPEWRRLMDAQTNPPLRLISARHYAQVGDKESATLKGYRAYMKGEGGAAYCQDVLAWAARAPAPELFPEMARYLHTRVIHDCSERLTGPDASPGVESNTGRLREYTLAAALVDDNNGAKAVPHLTGLLEGSI; from the coding sequence ATGGTAGCGACGAAGGGCATGTCCACTTCCGCCGAAGCCTCCGGGGCGCCTCGACTGTTCCCTCTCTATCTCCATGGGCTCGCGTTCCTAGGCGGCTTCAACGTGATGTTGTTGGAGATGTGTGCCTTTCGCGTGCTCGAGACGACGTTCGGCTCGTCCATCTACGTGACGGGTGTGCTGCTCGCGTTGGTGATGATCGCGCTGACGGTGGGCTACTACCTGGGTGGGCGGTTCTCCAAACGCTTCGGCACCCCTGAATTCCTGCTCGGCGTGCTGCTCGCCTCGGTGGCCTACGTGGTGCTCATGGGCGTGGTGCTCAACGAGCCGATGATGGACCTGTGCTTCGGCATGCGCGGGCTCTTCACCTCCTCGCTGATGATCCACGCCGTACCGCCGGCGGTGGCCACGGTGGTGCTGTACGCCCCCCCGATGATCGCCCTGAGCCACGTGTCGCCCTTCCTCATGCGGATGCTGTCCACGCGCGCACAGGAGCCCGGCGCGGTGGGGGCCACGGCGGGCAACCTCATGGCCGTGTCCAACGTCGGCAGCATCGCCGGCACCCTGCTCCCCTCCTTCGTGTTCATCCCCCTGTGGGGCGCGCACCGCACGCTCGGGGTCTTCATCGGCTCCATGCTGTTCATCATCACCGTGGGCCTGGTGCTGCTGCGCCGTCGCACCGCGGTGGTGGCCGTCGCGAGCCTGACCCTCGTGGGCGGCGTGGGCGTGCCGGTGCTGATGAACGAGCGGGCACCAGCCCCCTCCGCCGCCGGGCAGGAGGTGCTGTTCGAGGCCGAGTCCCAGTACGGCAACGTGAAGATCCTGCGGTCGACCGACACGGATGGCGACGAGCGGCTCGACTACATGCCCTCGCGGGACTACGTGCACTCCACGGTGTACCCGAACCGGCCCCTCAAGGATCAATTCACCACGGCGTATGTGAACGTGGGCCTGGCGCGAGGCGCCAAACGCTACCTCATCCTCGGCGCGGCGCTGGGGGGTGCGATGGGCGCGCTGCTGGCGGCCAACCCCGACGCCCAGATCACCGCGGTGGAGATCGATCCCCTGGTCGTGGAGCTGGCCCAGCGCTACGTGCCGAGCCTGCGCTCGCCCAACGTGAAGTTCGTGGTGGAGGACGCCCGGCTGTTCCTGCGCGAGGACACGAGCCAGTACGACTACATCGTCGTGGATGTCTTCTCCGGCGAGCAGCTCCCCGCCCACTGCGTCACCCAGGAGTTCTTCGCCCTGGCGCGCGCCCGGCTCGCCCCGGACGGCGTGATGCAGATGAACACCAACCTGTGGGACTTCCAGGTCACCACGGGCACGGAGGACCCGGCGCTCTTCGTTTCGGTGCGGCACCTGCACTCGGCGCTGCTCCACGTGGGCTTCGCCTCGCTCTTCCAGAACGACTTCTTCGAGCATGGCCACCTCTACGCCTTCAACCAGAAGACCGACGTGGCGCAGGTGCGCCAGAGCCTCACCCGCATGGCGCTGGACCCCCGGGTGGAGCCGCACCTGCGGGCCTCGGTGGGCCTCACCGCGCTCGTGCTCTTCCCCATCGACGACGCCCGGCGCGAGCTCGCGCCCTTCACCGACGAGTGGGTGCCCGAGCACAGGCTCCAGCTCAAGGGCAACTTCGAGAACTACCTGGCGGCGCTCAACCAGGCCAGCCATCGGCCCGAGTGGCGGCGGCTCATGGACGCGCAGACGAACCCGCCGCTGCGTCTCATCAGCGCGCGCCACTACGCCCAGGTGGGCGACAAGGAGTCCGCCACGCTCAAGGGCTATCGCGCCTACATGAAGGGCGAGGGTGGCGCGGCCTATTGCCAGGACGTGCTCGCCTGGGCCGCGCGCGCGCCCGCGCCGGAGCTCTTCCCGGAGATGGCCCGCTACCTCCACACCCGCGTCATCCACGATTGCTCGGAGCGGCTCACCGGCCCGGACGCTTCTCCCGGCGTGGAGAGCAACACGGGCCGCCTGCGCGAGTACACCCTGGCCGCGGCGCTCGTGGACGACAACAACGGCGCGAAGGCCGTCCCCCATCTCACCGGGCTGCTCGAGGGCTCCATCTGA
- a CDS encoding MFS transporter: protein MTTPPPDRPKMSAFGLLWLGQLVTLLGSGLTAFSLGVWTYQRTGSVTEFGLITLCAVAPVVVLAPLAGVLVDRWDRRWVMIVSDSVAALCTLGLLLLYTSGRLEVWHVYLLVCLSAVTSAFQESAFSAATTLLVEERHLGRASGMVQLAQAAGRTLAPPVAGALFVSYGLETAMVLDLVSFLFALGTEIAVRIPAPPRSEEGERARALGWRANLTFGWRYILARPLLLSLLGFFSVVNFTLGLAEVLVTPLVLRMEAPDRLGWVLGFCGLGMIGGSAVMSVWGGPRQRLLGIIGSGVLYGVCLMLAGLHPSLLLVTVAGFGMMFFNPPMAACSQALWQSTVPADLQGRVFAVRMAVCWASMPLAYVLGGPLADGLFEPLMMPGGALASSVGAVLGVGPGRGIALLLLVLGLMPMGVSLALLLSRPDLRPDTAAPPSAAPPDPAIHPF from the coding sequence ATGACGACTCCGCCGCCCGACCGTCCCAAGATGTCTGCCTTCGGGTTGTTGTGGCTGGGTCAGCTCGTGACCTTGCTGGGCTCGGGGCTGACGGCCTTCTCCCTGGGCGTCTGGACCTATCAGCGCACCGGCTCGGTGACCGAGTTTGGGCTCATCACCTTGTGCGCGGTGGCGCCGGTGGTGGTGCTCGCGCCCCTGGCGGGCGTGCTGGTGGATCGCTGGGACCGGCGCTGGGTGATGATCGTGAGCGACTCGGTGGCGGCGCTCTGCACGCTGGGGCTGCTGCTGCTGTACACGAGTGGTCGGCTCGAGGTCTGGCACGTCTACCTCCTGGTGTGCCTGTCGGCCGTCACCAGTGCCTTCCAGGAGTCCGCGTTCTCGGCGGCGACGACGCTGCTGGTGGAGGAGCGCCACCTCGGGCGGGCGAGCGGCATGGTGCAACTGGCCCAGGCCGCGGGGCGTACCCTCGCGCCGCCCGTGGCGGGTGCCCTGTTCGTGTCGTATGGGCTCGAGACGGCGATGGTGCTGGACCTGGTGAGCTTCCTCTTCGCGCTCGGCACGGAGATCGCGGTGCGGATTCCCGCGCCGCCCCGCAGCGAGGAGGGGGAGCGGGCCCGGGCCCTGGGCTGGCGGGCCAATCTCACCTTCGGCTGGCGCTACATCCTCGCCCGGCCCTTGTTGCTGTCCCTCTTGGGCTTCTTCTCGGTGGTCAACTTCACCCTCGGCCTGGCCGAGGTGCTCGTCACGCCCCTGGTGCTGCGCATGGAGGCCCCGGACCGGTTGGGCTGGGTGCTCGGGTTCTGTGGCCTGGGCATGATTGGCGGCAGCGCGGTGATGAGCGTGTGGGGCGGGCCCCGTCAGCGGCTGCTCGGGATCATCGGCTCGGGCGTGCTCTATGGCGTGTGCCTGATGCTGGCGGGTCTGCACCCCTCGCTGCTGCTCGTGACCGTCGCGGGCTTCGGGATGATGTTCTTCAATCCGCCCATGGCGGCGTGCAGTCAGGCGCTGTGGCAGTCCACGGTGCCCGCGGATCTCCAGGGCCGGGTCTTCGCCGTGCGCATGGCCGTGTGCTGGGCCTCCATGCCCCTGGCCTACGTGCTCGGGGGTCCCCTGGCCGACGGGCTCTTCGAGCCGCTCATGATGCCGGGGGGCGCGCTGGCCTCCAGCGTGGGCGCCGTGCTGGGCGTGGGCCCCGGGCGCGGCATCGCGCTGCTGCTCCTGGTGCTGGGACTGATGCCCATGGGCGTGTCGCTCGCGCTCCTGCTGTCACGGCCCGACCTGCGACCCGACACGGCCGCGCCACCGTCCGCCGCGCCGCCCGATCCCGCCATCCA
- a CDS encoding B12-binding domain-containing radical SAM protein: MNGRRALSPVLLVGAGTGEATCGILYLAGYLRRNGVEAFVRLYDGDQTEEEVAHSLEVLVARVRPRLVGISLKWFHHVHRALLLARTLRRIDPEIQIVLGGNTASYWWRELDAFDCIDHIVLGDGEVPLLALCQGHPAPPNCVTRKPDGTPRRLPLAYVQGATNSEDIYYSHFDDIFLSQQDRHAFSGWVAPGKGCGENCLYCGGARGNQKAAFGRAKPFLRSEESVRRDHQEIAHRTWQMRYDFSGSSAAFLQGTWAGVDLSRHSCMYFLWGVARMELIDALASTFDHVHMVLDIGCFSEKQRLEQMGRGLLKPCASDQQLLDIIDACQRHPNLDVEVSGIAGLPFASAATLKEEVRLVERVMSLDCGVGYQRLEAQPGALATEHPARFDMVTEARTFSEFLEYFERREPGDVSVPMLRFRDPALEAAVQRTTAHVEALESKHSEAKRRVVVNGRTRLKNTAPATLQFKLGEWLGPHRVPARVAQEPVTYVRSVDGTGLACAPSLNPRRFTDPTLDQGDDGRILLTTLGVFAQPTTVSQAVSQLSAKLRLDPHSARDVIDHLVDGRFLQPV, encoded by the coding sequence ATGAATGGCCGTCGTGCCCTGTCTCCTGTCCTCCTCGTCGGTGCCGGAACCGGCGAGGCCACGTGCGGCATCCTCTACCTCGCGGGCTACCTGCGGCGGAACGGGGTCGAGGCCTTCGTGCGGTTGTACGACGGGGACCAGACGGAGGAGGAGGTGGCCCACTCCCTCGAGGTCCTCGTGGCCCGGGTGCGGCCCCGGCTCGTGGGCATCAGCCTCAAGTGGTTCCATCATGTCCACCGCGCCTTGCTCCTGGCGCGGACGCTGCGGCGGATCGACCCCGAGATCCAGATCGTCCTGGGCGGCAACACGGCGTCGTACTGGTGGCGGGAGCTGGACGCGTTCGATTGCATCGATCACATCGTCCTGGGGGATGGGGAGGTGCCGCTGCTGGCGCTCTGCCAGGGGCATCCCGCTCCGCCCAACTGCGTCACCCGCAAGCCGGACGGCACGCCCCGGCGCCTGCCCCTGGCGTACGTGCAAGGCGCCACGAACAGCGAGGACATCTATTACTCGCACTTCGATGACATCTTCCTGAGCCAGCAGGACCGCCACGCCTTCTCCGGCTGGGTCGCGCCCGGCAAGGGCTGCGGCGAGAACTGCCTCTACTGTGGCGGGGCGCGCGGCAACCAGAAGGCGGCCTTCGGACGCGCGAAGCCGTTCCTGCGCTCCGAGGAGAGCGTGCGCCGCGACCACCAGGAGATCGCCCACCGGACGTGGCAGATGCGCTACGACTTCTCGGGCAGCTCGGCGGCGTTTCTCCAGGGCACGTGGGCGGGGGTCGATCTCTCGCGCCACTCCTGCATGTACTTCCTGTGGGGCGTGGCCCGCATGGAGCTCATCGACGCGCTGGCCAGCACCTTCGACCATGTCCACATGGTGCTGGACATCGGCTGCTTCTCCGAGAAGCAGCGGCTCGAGCAGATGGGCCGGGGGCTCCTCAAGCCGTGCGCCTCCGATCAGCAGCTCCTCGACATCATCGACGCGTGCCAGCGCCACCCGAACCTGGACGTCGAGGTGTCCGGAATCGCGGGCCTGCCCTTCGCCAGCGCCGCCACGCTCAAGGAGGAAGTGCGCCTGGTGGAGCGCGTGATGAGCCTGGACTGTGGGGTGGGCTACCAGCGGCTCGAGGCGCAGCCCGGAGCGCTCGCCACGGAGCATCCCGCGCGCTTCGACATGGTGACCGAGGCGCGGACGTTCTCGGAGTTCCTCGAGTACTTCGAGCGGCGCGAGCCCGGTGACGTGTCCGTGCCGATGCTGCGCTTTCGCGATCCGGCGCTCGAGGCGGCGGTGCAGCGCACGACGGCGCACGTGGAGGCCCTCGAGTCCAAGCACAGCGAGGCCAAGCGGCGGGTCGTGGTCAACGGGCGCACGCGGCTCAAGAACACCGCGCCCGCGACGCTCCAGTTCAAGCTCGGGGAGTGGCTGGGGCCCCACCGGGTTCCCGCCCGGGTGGCGCAGGAGCCCGTGACCTATGTCCGCTCGGTGGACGGAACGGGCCTGGCCTGCGCGCCATCGCTCAATCCCCGACGTTTCACCGATCCCACGTTGGATCAGGGCGACGATGGCCGCATCCTGTTGACCACGCTGGGCGTCTTCGCGCAGCCCACCACCGTCTCCCAGGCCGTGTCGCAACTGAGCGCGAAGCTGAGGCTCGACCCGCACTCGGCGCGAGACGTCATCGACCACCTCGTGGACGGTCGCTTCCTGCAGCCGGTGTGA